A single region of the Bacteroides luhongzhouii genome encodes:
- a CDS encoding RagB/SusD family nutrient uptake outer membrane protein — translation MKQIIYILLTTTMLGLMSCSDWLDVSPKTSIPTDKQFESESGFKDALTGIYLKLGTKTLYAGDLTYAYLDELAGLYSDYPEYNTNAVFDQSIVFDYENMFLSKKNGIYSTMYNIIANINNFLEYIDKNKDVLVTEHYYETMKGEALGLRAFLHFDLLRMFGPIYKEHPASKAISYRTAFDKDATPVLPANEVVDAILKDLNDAEKLLKDSDPLDFFTDQTDEDFIEKNHFLVNREFRMNLYAVKAMLARVYCYKGDAESKGLATEYAKQVIAASKYFTLYKSQTASNYNSIRYAEQIFGITVNEFSNLLIGNYMDMENTNTQQHFYLDGDKFKFFYETADAGNTDWRKNTEMFEVVNSGASRDINVFCRKYNQKPLNGGYVYSGANAIPLIRLPEMYYIVAECATSPSESANALNTVRFARGISYSDEIITTGYDDLDVASKENKNQTKRINEIMKEYRKEYFAEGQLFYFLKAHNYSTYYGCGIETMTEAHYQMTLPDDEYIFGNNSK, via the coding sequence ATGAAACAGATAATATATATACTATTGACAACAACAATGCTGGGACTAATGTCTTGCAGCGACTGGTTGGATGTATCTCCGAAGACTTCTATTCCTACTGACAAGCAATTTGAGTCGGAGTCCGGATTTAAAGATGCCCTTACAGGTATTTATTTGAAGTTGGGAACCAAGACATTGTATGCCGGAGATTTGACTTATGCATATTTGGATGAATTGGCAGGATTATATTCCGATTATCCGGAGTATAATACAAATGCTGTTTTTGACCAAAGTATCGTATTTGATTATGAGAATATGTTTTTGAGTAAGAAGAATGGCATTTATTCAACGATGTATAATATCATAGCCAATATTAATAACTTCTTGGAGTACATAGACAAAAATAAAGATGTTTTAGTTACCGAACACTATTATGAAACTATGAAGGGAGAGGCACTTGGGCTTCGTGCTTTTCTTCATTTTGATTTGTTGCGTATGTTCGGTCCTATTTATAAGGAACATCCTGCATCTAAAGCTATATCCTACCGTACTGCTTTTGATAAAGATGCCACGCCTGTTTTACCGGCCAATGAAGTGGTTGATGCTATTCTCAAAGATTTGAATGATGCTGAAAAATTATTGAAAGATAGTGATCCTCTTGATTTCTTTACCGATCAGACGGATGAAGATTTTATAGAGAAAAATCATTTTCTTGTTAATCGTGAATTTCGCATGAATCTATATGCGGTTAAAGCGATGTTAGCTCGTGTATATTGCTACAAGGGTGATGCTGAAAGCAAAGGATTGGCTACGGAATATGCTAAACAAGTAATTGCTGCCTCTAAGTATTTTACATTGTACAAGTCGCAGACTGCTTCCAATTACAATTCCATACGCTACGCAGAGCAAATATTTGGAATAACAGTCAATGAATTCTCCAATTTGCTTATTGGAAACTATATGGATATGGAGAATACCAATACTCAGCAACATTTCTATCTGGATGGAGATAAATTCAAATTTTTCTATGAAACAGCTGACGCAGGAAATACCGACTGGAGAAAAAATACAGAAATGTTTGAAGTTGTTAATAGTGGGGCAAGTCGTGATATAAATGTCTTCTGTAGAAAATATAATCAGAAACCTTTGAATGGCGGATATGTTTATTCCGGTGCTAACGCTATTCCTTTGATACGTTTGCCTGAAATGTATTATATTGTAGCGGAATGTGCAACTTCTCCATCAGAAAGTGCCAATGCATTGAATACTGTACGTTTTGCACGTGGTATCTCTTACAGTGATGAAATTATAACTACCGGATATGATGATCTGGATGTTGCTTCAAAAGAAAATAAAAATCAGACTAAACGTATCAATGAAATTATGAAAGAATATAGGAAAGAATATTTTGCTGAAGGGCAACTTTTCTATTTTCTGAAAGCACATAATTATAGCACTTATTACGGTTGTGGGATAGAAACAATGACTGAAGCTCATTATCAGATGACATTGCCGGATGATGAATATATTTTTGGAAACAACTCTAAATGA
- a CDS encoding sigma-70 family RNA polymerase sigma factor, translating to MDDRATFDKMFNEWYAQFVYFAYYFINDAEVCRDIVSDAFEYLWRNYEKIEEATAKTYLYTIVRTRCIDYLRKQNIHEEYVEFTSQLTDKMIETDSQHSDSRILRIRKAMEKLTPYNYHILEACYIHNKKYKEVAEELNVSVAAIHKNIVKALRILREELGQEGNRNRL from the coding sequence ATGGATGACAGGGCTACTTTTGACAAAATGTTTAATGAATGGTATGCACAGTTTGTATATTTTGCATATTATTTTATAAATGACGCTGAGGTATGCAGAGATATCGTAAGTGATGCTTTTGAGTATTTGTGGCGTAATTATGAAAAGATAGAAGAAGCGACGGCTAAAACTTATCTTTATACAATCGTTCGCACACGTTGCATTGACTATCTTCGCAAGCAAAATATCCATGAAGAATATGTAGAGTTTACTTCGCAATTAACTGATAAAATGATAGAAACCGATTCACAACATTCTGATTCTCGTATTTTGCGTATTCGTAAAGCTATGGAAAAGTTGACTCCTTATAATTATCATATATTGGAAGCATGCTATATTCATAATAAGAAATATAAAGAAGTGGCCGAAGAATTGAATGTAAGTGTTGCGGCTATTCATAAGAATATAGTAAAGGCTTTGCGTATTCTTCGCGAAGAATTGGGTCAAGAGGGTAACCGGAATAGACTTTAA
- a CDS encoding helix-hairpin-helix domain-containing protein, which translates to MKATQLLRLISIINSLLIIPACSAQNPSESLLEDILEDLSVNNETDNSVNTPNWENELEELSNRLQEPVNLNVATREQLEQFPFLSDIQIEHLLAYIYIHGQMKTIYELQLVEEMDKQTIQYLLPFVCIKAINNEPAFRWKTMLKSAAEYGKNELLTRFDIPFYKRKGYEHTYLGPSVYNSVKYSFRYSDRLYAGVVAEKDAGEPFGALHNRYGYDYHSFYLLLKDCGRLEALAVGNYRLSFGQGLVINTDYLMGKTIYASSFNNRNSGIKKHSSSDEYNYFRGVAATVALSKDWDISGFYSHRSLDGVIADGAITSIYKTGLHRSQKEADKKNLFTMQLTGGHVNYQHNRIRLGITGIYYLFNRLYEPELTGYSKYNLHGNNFYNLGIDYAYRWRRFSFQGETAIGKQGWASLNRLQYSPVQNTQIMLIHRFYSYNYWGMFAHSFGEGSTTQNEQGYYIGMEISPFAYWKFFASFDLFSFPWKKYRVNKPSRGTDGLLQATFTPRSHLSMYLKYRYKRKERDWTGSKGTLTLPIFHHQLRYRLNYSVGDVLSSRTTLDYNHFHSQDRAANKGYQVTQMISSQLPWARLFADVQGSYFFTDDYDSRVYVSESGLLYTFYTPSFQGRGFRCSVRFRYELNKHFLLITKFGETVYLDRNEIGSGNDLICGNKKADVQMQLRIKF; encoded by the coding sequence ATGAAAGCTACTCAACTATTACGGTTGATAAGTATTATAAACAGCCTGTTAATAATTCCTGCTTGTAGTGCTCAAAACCCTTCTGAAAGTCTTTTAGAAGATATTCTTGAAGATTTATCTGTTAATAACGAAACTGATAACTCTGTTAATACTCCTAATTGGGAAAATGAATTGGAAGAACTTTCCAATCGTCTGCAAGAACCGGTTAATTTGAATGTTGCTACCCGTGAACAACTCGAACAGTTTCCTTTCCTTAGTGATATTCAGATTGAACATCTGCTGGCTTACATCTATATACACGGACAGATGAAAACCATCTATGAACTTCAACTGGTAGAAGAGATGGATAAGCAAACAATCCAGTATTTACTACCTTTCGTCTGTATAAAAGCTATTAACAATGAACCTGCTTTTCGGTGGAAAACTATGTTGAAAAGCGCAGCGGAGTATGGAAAGAATGAACTGCTAACTCGCTTTGATATACCATTTTATAAGCGAAAAGGTTATGAACATACCTATTTAGGACCTTCTGTTTATAACTCTGTGAAATACAGTTTCCGGTATAGTGACCGACTCTATGCAGGAGTCGTTGCTGAAAAAGATGCCGGAGAACCTTTTGGAGCTTTACACAATCGCTACGGCTACGACTATCATTCCTTTTATCTGTTATTAAAAGATTGTGGACGGTTAGAAGCATTAGCTGTTGGTAACTATCGGCTTAGTTTCGGGCAAGGATTAGTGATTAATACTGATTATCTAATGGGAAAAACAATCTATGCCTCTTCTTTCAACAATCGTAATAGTGGGATAAAGAAACACTCTTCCAGCGACGAATACAATTATTTTCGGGGAGTGGCCGCCACTGTTGCCTTATCTAAAGATTGGGATATTTCTGGTTTCTATTCACACCGTTCATTAGATGGAGTAATTGCTGATGGGGCAATCACCTCTATCTATAAGACCGGACTGCACAGGAGTCAAAAAGAAGCAGATAAAAAGAATCTGTTCACCATGCAATTAACAGGTGGGCATGTGAATTATCAACACAACCGTATCCGACTGGGTATCACCGGTATTTACTACCTTTTCAACCGACTATACGAACCGGAATTAACAGGCTATTCCAAATACAATCTTCATGGAAACAACTTCTATAATCTGGGAATAGATTATGCTTACCGCTGGCGTCGTTTTTCTTTTCAGGGAGAAACAGCAATCGGAAAACAAGGTTGGGCATCTTTGAACCGTTTGCAATATTCACCGGTTCAAAACACTCAAATCATGTTGATACACCGGTTTTATTCTTATAACTATTGGGGCATGTTTGCCCATTCTTTCGGTGAAGGAAGTACGACACAAAATGAACAGGGATATTATATCGGCATGGAAATTTCTCCTTTTGCCTATTGGAAGTTTTTCGCTTCATTCGATTTATTTTCCTTCCCTTGGAAAAAATACAGAGTGAATAAACCCTCTCGTGGAACAGACGGACTGCTTCAAGCCACTTTCACTCCACGCAGCCATTTATCCATGTATCTGAAGTACCGCTATAAACGCAAAGAACGGGATTGGACAGGTAGTAAAGGAACACTAACACTTCCTATTTTTCACCACCAACTCCGCTATCGTTTGAACTATTCTGTAGGAGATGTGTTAAGCAGTCGTACAACTTTAGATTATAATCATTTTCATTCTCAGGACAGAGCTGCTAATAAAGGATATCAGGTTACACAAATGATATCCTCCCAACTGCCTTGGGCCAGGCTGTTTGCTGACGTTCAGGGCAGTTACTTTTTTACAGACGATTATGATTCGCGCGTATATGTCTCGGAAAGCGGATTGCTCTATACGTTTTACACTCCGTCTTTCCAAGGTCGTGGATTTCGCTGTTCTGTTCGTTTCAGATATGAACTGAATAAACATTTTCTGTTGATAACTAAGTTTGGCGAAACAGTCTATTTAGACCGGAATGAGATCGGTTCGGGCAATGATTTGATCTGTGGAAATAAAAAAGCAGATGTACAAATGCAACTGCGTATTAAGTTTTAA
- a CDS encoding SusC/RagA family TonB-linked outer membrane protein produces MKKNQAQKFIVLFLFFLFAYSWRVEAQTGKEKQITMEFKNEGLPSIFKRFEKVSGYKVLFIYDEISSYTSTGKVEKATVDEALKVIIGKNPLKYHIDGQFINITKKDSKKFFSQVKGKVFSEEDGLPVIGATIIVEDPNNIRTITDNNGNFQLSDVPKDSRVRISYVGLETQFLNPSSYMSVVMKSDTKALDEVVVTGMFNRKKEGFTGSAVTIKGEDLKKYSTNNVAKAIAAVAPGLRIMDNINMGSNPNNLPDMRMRGGANMDMAAQSAVDFNSTSNDVLAVQGEYETYANQPLLIMDGFEISIQTLADMDPDRVASIVVLKDAAATAIYGSRAANGVIVIESKTPKPGRIWVTYGGELRIEAPDMTGYNLMNAREKIDAELQSGLYTYGGETVEKWKLYQSKLREVLAGVNTYWLDKPLQTAFQQRHTVTLEGGDEALRYRMYVGYNSSPGVMKDSKRDVLTGSLDFQYRLKKVLLKNSITLDNSVANESPWGSFSEYTRLNPYLRPYGENGEIQKRLDNFEGVGGESSYLNPMYNTTFNSKDQSKNFTVRELFKVEYNPTNELRFEGAFNLSKSVGHRDIFRPAQHTLFDNVTDPTLRGDYRRSQSEAVNWGIDLTGSWNKQLEDHYLTANVRMSVLENNSETYGNYVTGFPNDNMDNLLFGKKYNEKVTGDERTTRSIGWVAAGGYSYKYKYSFDFNIRLDGSSQFGKNNRWAPFWSTGLRWDLKKENFMKDVSFISDFILRGTYGTTGSQGFDPYQAHGYYTYSNLLLPYYSSDATGSEILAMHNENLKWQTTKSTNLALELGFFDQRLTARVEYYRKITDNMVTSISLAPSLGFSSYPENLGKIENKGWEISLSAIPYKNTAKQAYWTITVNGSHNTDKLLKISEAMKYRNDMNASNLKDTPLPRYEEGESLSRIWVVRSLGIDPASGDEILLKRNGEMTSAVNWSANDVVPIGNTEPKWQGYINSSFTYKGWGADVSFRYQFGGQVYNQTLLDKVENANLKYNVDRRVTQLRWAKPGDKAQFRVLNPNGLDTKATSRFIMDENIFQGSSLSVYYRMDRTNTKFISHWGLSSAKVTFNMEDFFYWSTVKRERGLYYPYSRQFTFALNVAF; encoded by the coding sequence ATGAAAAAGAATCAAGCACAAAAGTTCATTGTCTTGTTCTTGTTTTTCCTTTTTGCTTATTCATGGCGTGTTGAAGCACAGACAGGTAAGGAAAAGCAAATAACAATGGAGTTTAAAAATGAAGGGTTACCCTCTATTTTTAAACGTTTTGAAAAGGTATCGGGATATAAAGTTCTTTTTATCTACGATGAAATCAGTTCTTATACTTCTACCGGAAAAGTAGAAAAAGCTACAGTTGATGAAGCATTGAAAGTGATTATTGGAAAAAATCCGTTGAAATACCACATTGACGGACAGTTTATCAATATCACAAAAAAGGATTCTAAAAAGTTTTTTTCACAAGTAAAAGGAAAAGTTTTTTCCGAGGAAGACGGACTTCCGGTCATCGGTGCCACTATTATAGTGGAAGATCCTAATAATATCCGTACTATCACAGATAATAATGGTAATTTTCAGCTTTCTGATGTTCCGAAAGATAGTCGGGTCAGAATATCGTATGTAGGTTTGGAAACCCAGTTCTTGAATCCTTCATCTTATATGTCGGTAGTGATGAAGTCTGATACAAAAGCACTGGATGAAGTGGTGGTGACAGGTATGTTTAATAGAAAGAAAGAGGGATTCACCGGTTCTGCTGTTACTATCAAGGGTGAAGACCTAAAAAAGTATAGTACGAATAATGTAGCTAAAGCGATAGCTGCTGTCGCTCCCGGGCTTCGCATCATGGATAATATCAATATGGGGTCTAATCCGAATAATCTGCCTGATATGCGTATGCGCGGCGGTGCAAATATGGATATGGCTGCGCAGTCTGCGGTAGATTTTAATTCTACCAGTAACGATGTACTAGCAGTTCAGGGCGAATATGAGACTTATGCTAACCAGCCGTTGCTTATCATGGACGGCTTCGAAATCAGTATACAGACACTTGCCGATATGGATCCCGACCGTGTTGCTTCTATTGTTGTGTTGAAAGATGCGGCAGCAACAGCTATTTATGGCTCGCGTGCGGCAAATGGAGTAATTGTTATCGAGAGCAAGACTCCCAAACCGGGACGGATTTGGGTGACTTATGGTGGGGAGCTTCGTATTGAAGCTCCGGATATGACTGGATATAATTTGATGAATGCAAGAGAGAAGATAGACGCAGAGTTACAAAGCGGACTTTATACATACGGCGGCGAGACTGTTGAAAAATGGAAGCTCTATCAATCTAAGTTGCGTGAAGTATTGGCGGGAGTAAATACGTATTGGTTGGACAAACCTTTGCAGACGGCTTTCCAACAGCGGCATACAGTTACGCTGGAAGGTGGTGACGAAGCCTTGCGTTATCGGATGTATGTCGGATATAATAGTTCTCCGGGTGTGATGAAAGACAGTAAGCGTGATGTATTGACCGGTTCACTTGATTTTCAGTATCGTCTGAAAAAGGTGTTGTTAAAGAATAGCATTACGTTGGATAATTCGGTGGCTAATGAGTCTCCGTGGGGAAGTTTTAGTGAATATACCCGCTTGAATCCTTATCTGCGTCCGTATGGAGAGAACGGAGAAATACAAAAACGGCTTGATAATTTTGAAGGAGTGGGTGGTGAGTCGAGCTATCTGAATCCGATGTATAATACGACATTCAACAGCAAAGATCAGAGCAAAAACTTTACGGTGCGTGAACTTTTCAAGGTGGAATATAATCCTACTAATGAATTACGGTTTGAAGGAGCTTTTAATTTGTCCAAGAGCGTAGGGCATCGTGATATTTTTCGTCCTGCACAACATACGCTTTTTGATAATGTGACTGATCCTACCTTAAGAGGTGATTATCGCAGAAGCCAGAGTGAAGCTGTCAATTGGGGAATAGATTTGACAGGAAGCTGGAATAAGCAATTGGAAGACCACTACCTGACTGCTAATGTACGTATGAGTGTATTGGAGAATAATTCGGAGACTTATGGAAACTATGTGACTGGTTTCCCGAATGATAATATGGATAACTTGTTGTTTGGTAAGAAATATAATGAAAAAGTGACAGGAGATGAGAGGACAACACGTTCCATTGGTTGGGTGGCTGCCGGAGGCTATTCTTATAAATATAAGTATTCGTTCGACTTTAATATACGATTGGACGGTTCTTCTCAATTTGGAAAAAATAACCGTTGGGCTCCTTTCTGGTCAACCGGATTACGTTGGGATTTGAAAAAAGAGAACTTTATGAAAGATGTATCTTTTATTTCTGACTTCATTTTGAGGGGGACATACGGAACGACCGGTTCGCAAGGTTTTGATCCTTATCAGGCACATGGCTATTATACATATTCTAATTTATTGCTTCCTTATTACTCGTCGGATGCAACAGGTTCGGAAATCCTGGCCATGCATAATGAAAATTTAAAATGGCAGACTACAAAAAGTACTAACCTTGCTTTGGAACTCGGTTTCTTTGACCAGCGTCTTACCGCCCGTGTGGAGTATTACCGGAAAATAACAGATAATATGGTTACTTCGATAAGTCTTGCTCCTTCTCTTGGTTTCAGCAGTTATCCGGAAAACTTGGGAAAGATAGAGAATAAGGGTTGGGAAATTTCTCTCTCGGCTATTCCTTATAAGAATACTGCCAAACAAGCTTATTGGACCATTACAGTAAACGGTTCTCATAATACTGACAAACTATTGAAAATATCGGAAGCGATGAAATACAGGAATGATATGAATGCATCAAATCTGAAAGATACGCCGTTGCCACGTTATGAAGAAGGTGAATCTTTGTCACGCATTTGGGTAGTACGTTCATTAGGTATTGATCCGGCTTCCGGAGATGAAATATTATTAAAGCGTAACGGAGAAATGACAAGCGCCGTTAACTGGAGTGCAAATGATGTAGTGCCTATTGGTAATACAGAACCTAAATGGCAAGGATATATTAATTCTTCCTTTACATATAAAGGTTGGGGAGCAGATGTCAGTTTCAGGTATCAGTTTGGCGGTCAGGTATACAACCAGACTTTGCTTGACAAAGTGGAAAATGCTAATTTGAAATATAATGTAGACCGACGGGTGACTCAGTTGCGTTGGGCGAAACCGGGTGATAAGGCACAGTTCCGTGTTCTTAATCCTAACGGTTTAGATACAAAAGCCACTTCCCGGTTCATCATGGATGAGAATATATTCCAGGGAAGTTCGTTGTCTGTTTACTATCGGATGGATCGCACTAATACTAAATTTATAAGTCATTGGGGATTGAGTTCTGCTAAAGTAACGTTTAATATGGAAGATTTTTTCTATTGGTCTACAGTGAAACGCGAAAGAGGTTTGTACTATCCGTATTCTCGTCAGTTTACATTTGCTTTGAATGTTGCTTTCTAA
- a CDS encoding FecR family protein: MDEKNINISKSEEELLKIMENRSHITADQLHNLKEDEECLQTYANLTEVVIEMQKEQNVLAIDVRKELADFRNKHSKNDRRKYRHILWASVTGVAATVIIILVLRAMMISSQPEIIKVFQANHVAQEVTLQVNGEKEIKPLKEVVESYSSSSTAQLSSKEIDYSRALLQTETKEVGKQKVQIHRLSIPRGETFKVVLSEGTEVFLNSDSRLTYPTVFKGKERVVSLEGEAYFKVAKDAEHPFIVKSENLQVRVLGTEFNVRSYSPTDVRVTLITGKVAVSDTCGVHTVEMMPGQSAQLFSDGTFAVKEVDIESFLYWKEGFFYFDDVALVDMMKEIGRWYNIDIEFRNSKIMDLRMHFFANRHQDIFHLIELLNRMERIHAYFETGKLIIE; this comes from the coding sequence ATGGATGAAAAGAATATAAATATAAGTAAGTCGGAAGAAGAACTTCTGAAAATTATGGAGAATCGTTCTCATATAACTGCTGATCAATTGCATAATTTGAAAGAAGATGAGGAATGTTTGCAAACGTATGCTAATTTGACAGAGGTTGTGATAGAGATGCAGAAAGAGCAAAATGTGCTGGCAATTGATGTCCGGAAAGAACTGGCAGATTTTCGTAATAAACATTCTAAGAATGATCGAAGAAAATATAGACACATACTGTGGGCTAGTGTCACAGGTGTGGCGGCAACTGTTATTATAATTTTGGTTTTGCGTGCAATGATGATTTCGTCACAACCGGAAATCATTAAAGTGTTTCAAGCCAATCATGTTGCCCAAGAAGTTACTTTACAAGTGAATGGTGAGAAGGAAATAAAACCACTAAAAGAAGTAGTAGAATCTTATTCGTCTTCCTCTACTGCACAGTTGTCTTCTAAAGAAATAGATTATAGTCGTGCTCTTCTTCAGACAGAAACCAAGGAAGTAGGAAAGCAGAAAGTACAGATACATAGATTAAGTATTCCCAGGGGAGAGACATTTAAAGTTGTTTTATCCGAAGGGACTGAAGTCTTCTTGAATTCGGACAGTCGTCTGACTTATCCTACGGTTTTCAAAGGAAAAGAAAGAGTTGTCTCTTTGGAAGGGGAAGCCTATTTTAAAGTTGCTAAAGATGCAGAGCATCCTTTTATAGTGAAAAGTGAAAATCTACAGGTTCGTGTATTGGGAACGGAATTTAATGTGCGTAGCTACTCTCCTACTGATGTCCGTGTTACGCTCATTACAGGAAAAGTGGCTGTTAGCGATACTTGTGGAGTTCATACTGTTGAAATGATGCCGGGACAAAGTGCGCAACTTTTTTCTGACGGAACATTTGCTGTGAAAGAGGTGGATATTGAATCATTTTTATATTGGAAGGAAGGATTTTTCTATTTTGACGATGTTGCTCTGGTTGACATGATGAAAGAAATAGGACGTTGGTATAATATAGATATTGAGTTCCGTAATAGCAAAATCATGGATCTTCGTATGCATTTCTTTGCAAATCGTCATCAAGACATCTTTCACTTAATTGAATTATTGAATCGAATGGAGAGAATACATGCTTATTTTGAAACAGGAAAACTAATTATCGAATAA
- a CDS encoding DUF4843 domain-containing protein, with product MKRIIYFVLAILVCGIYVGCSENEIDLYDQTPRINFYGSLHIRTLVDTDYVKKEPYAVDSFTVRIQGDLLKESRDFCVKVTPNRDYQNSIDVLLESKYTYTELDTVCQVFYYKINRPKVESGRNMYGCYLEFDLDNPLHQFDKGLVEKNQEVLNVRWELKPDEWEDWVFGSYSDNKYMFIMDVCQHVWDDLEDEDVDKVKQAYREYIEAGNPPILGEDGDEIDYE from the coding sequence ATGAAACGTATTATATATTTTGTTTTAGCTATTCTTGTTTGCGGCATTTATGTGGGATGCAGCGAAAATGAGATAGACTTATATGACCAGACACCTCGTATCAATTTCTACGGTAGCCTACATATCCGTACTTTGGTCGATACGGATTATGTGAAGAAAGAACCTTATGCCGTAGATAGTTTTACGGTAAGGATACAAGGAGATCTTTTGAAAGAAAGTCGTGATTTTTGTGTGAAAGTTACTCCGAATCGTGACTACCAAAATTCGATAGATGTACTATTGGAAAGCAAGTATACATATACTGAACTTGATACAGTTTGCCAGGTATTTTACTATAAGATTAACCGTCCGAAAGTAGAGTCCGGTAGAAACATGTATGGTTGCTATTTAGAATTTGATTTGGATAACCCTCTTCATCAGTTTGACAAGGGATTGGTAGAAAAGAATCAGGAAGTTTTGAATGTCAGATGGGAACTGAAACCGGATGAATGGGAAGATTGGGTATTTGGCAGTTATAGTGATAATAAATATATGTTTATTATGGATGTATGCCAACATGTGTGGGATGATCTGGAAGATGAGGATGTTGATAAGGTCAAACAAGCTTACAGAGAATACATAGAAGCAGGAAATCCTCCTATTTTGGGGGAAGACGGTGATGAAATTGATTATGAATAA